A single Stigmatopora argus isolate UIUO_Sarg chromosome 7, RoL_Sarg_1.0, whole genome shotgun sequence DNA region contains:
- the LOC144077034 gene encoding uncharacterized protein LOC144077034 isoform X2 — protein sequence MKTCPSDITWMIFIILTTGVELVLVDILKPPNGEDILDKNGQDNLEDNGDDILDISGQDNFKLNGEEMLQARGKNILENSGEDNMDINSENFLELRGEDNLEIGSEEISYIGGEDILDTSGDDMLEANGKNILEISGEDNMDIHAEIILDISREDILDISGEDNFEISVEDILDISGEDNLEIRGKDILDISGEVIMEISEEGNLDIIGEDFLDISRENFLELSEDNLEISSEDISYIGGEDILDTSGEDILETSGEDILETSGENILNFDEEDTVETTATAGTNLSKLMITLSRGGTGYYYPPYFSFRYDVLSHRPSSYSGWTTKAGVTMCLRYRFASSNLSPPHIAFTISPSSLTRLKLVSYDGNYYLKTQSWRRKLEMLELGGQGVKEGEWTKLCLVVSIDFVKLQTSCSSAVLRREFGWAGEPVIAVSGVDSHMTDLQMWDYASWAIAKKYTAHSGHIKGSVLKWSDIGYTLSGNVGLEEE from the exons ATGAAAACATGTCCGTCTGATATTACCTGGATGATCTTCATCATCCTCACCACAGGGGTTGAGCTGGTCCTCGTGGATATACTCAAGCCTCCCAA TGGAGAAGACATCCTGGACAAAAATGGACAAGACAACTTGGAAGATAATGGAGATGACATCCTGGACATAAGTGGACAAGACAACTTCAAACTTAATGGAGAAGAGATGTTACAAGCCAGGGGAAAAAATATCTTGGAGAACAGTGGAGAAGACAACATGGACATCAATAGTGAAAACTTCTTGGAATTAAGAGGAGAAGACAACTTAGAAATAGGTAGCGAAGAGATCTCTTACATAGGTGGTGAAGACATCTTGGACACAAGTGGAGATGACATGTTGGAAGCCAATGGAAAAAATATCTTGGAGATCAGTGGAGAAGACAACATGGACATCCATGCAGAAATCATCTTGGACATCAGTAGAGAAGACATCTTGGACATCAGTGGAGAAGATAACTTCGAAATCAGTGTAGAAGACATCTTGGACATCAGTGGAGAAGATAACTTGGAAATCAGGGGAAAAGACATCTTGGACATTAGTGGAGAAGTCATAATGGAGATCAGTGAAGAAGGCAACTTGGACATCATTGGAGAAGACTTCTTGGACATCAGTAGAGAAAACTTCTTGGAATTAAGTGAAGACAATTTAGAAATAAGTAGCGAAGACATCTCTTACATAGGTGGTGAAGACATCTTGGACACAAGTGGAGAAGACATCTTGGAGACAAGTGGAGAAGACATTTTGGAGACAAGTGGAGAAAACATCTTGAACTTTGACGAGGAAGACACCGTGGAGACGActg CTACTGCCGGGACCAATTTAAGCAAGTTGATGATCACTTTGTCCCGAGGAGGAACAGGGTACTACTACCCACCTTACTTCTCGTTTCGCTATGATGTTTTGTCTCACCGCCCCTCGTCCTATTCTGGTTGGACAACAAAAGCTG GTGTAACCATGTGTCTGCGCTACCGTTTTGCCAGTAGTAATTTGTCACCACCCCACATTGCCTTCACCATCAGCCCGTCCAGCCTGACTAGACTGAAGTTGGTGTCATACGATGGCAACTACTATTTGAAGACACAGAGCTGGCGCAGGAAGCTGGAGATGTTGGAGCTAGGAGGTCAAGGAGTCAAGGAAGGGGAGTGGACAAAACTGTGTCTTGTTGTGTCTATAGATTTTGTGAAGCTCCAAACAAGCTGCTCCTCAGCAGTACTGCGGCGAGAG tttggCTGGGCAGGTGAGCCCGTGATCGCTGTGTCAGGCGTGGACAGTCACATGACAGACTTGCAAATGTGGGACTATGCTTCTTGGGCCATCGCCAAAAAGTATACGGCTCACAG TGGCCACATCAAGGGCTCAGTGCTGAAGTGGTCGGACATTGGCTACACGCTATCAGGGAACGTTGGACTGGAGGAGGAATGA
- the LOC144077034 gene encoding uncharacterized protein LOC144077034 isoform X1, which yields MKTCPSDITWMIFIILTTGVELVLVDILKPPNGEDILEISGEDILEISEEYIMVPSGEDILDKNGQDNLEDNGDDILDISGQDNFKLNGEEMLQARGKNILENSGEDNMDINSENFLELRGEDNLEIGSEEISYIGGEDILDTSGDDMLEANGKNILEISGEDNMDIHAEIILDISREDILDISGEDNFEISVEDILDISGEDNLEIRGKDILDISGEVIMEISEEGNLDIIGEDFLDISRENFLELSEDNLEISSEDISYIGGEDILDTSGEDILETSGEDILETSGENILNFDEEDTVETTATAGTNLSKLMITLSRGGTGYYYPPYFSFRYDVLSHRPSSYSGWTTKAGVTMCLRYRFASSNLSPPHIAFTISPSSLTRLKLVSYDGNYYLKTQSWRRKLEMLELGGQGVKEGEWTKLCLVVSIDFVKLQTSCSSAVLRREFGWAGEPVIAVSGVDSHMTDLQMWDYASWAIAKKYTAHSGHIKGSVLKWSDIGYTLSGNVGLEEE from the exons ATGAAAACATGTCCGTCTGATATTACCTGGATGATCTTCATCATCCTCACCACAGGGGTTGAGCTGGTCCTCGTGGATATACTCAAGCCTCCCAATGGAGAAGACATCTTGGAGATCAGTGGGGAAGACATATTGGAGATCAGTGAAGAATATATCATGGTGCCCAGTGGAGAAGACATCCTGGACAAAAATGGACAAGACAACTTGGAAGATAATGGAGATGACATCCTGGACATAAGTGGACAAGACAACTTCAAACTTAATGGAGAAGAGATGTTACAAGCCAGGGGAAAAAATATCTTGGAGAACAGTGGAGAAGACAACATGGACATCAATAGTGAAAACTTCTTGGAATTAAGAGGAGAAGACAACTTAGAAATAGGTAGCGAAGAGATCTCTTACATAGGTGGTGAAGACATCTTGGACACAAGTGGAGATGACATGTTGGAAGCCAATGGAAAAAATATCTTGGAGATCAGTGGAGAAGACAACATGGACATCCATGCAGAAATCATCTTGGACATCAGTAGAGAAGACATCTTGGACATCAGTGGAGAAGATAACTTCGAAATCAGTGTAGAAGACATCTTGGACATCAGTGGAGAAGATAACTTGGAAATCAGGGGAAAAGACATCTTGGACATTAGTGGAGAAGTCATAATGGAGATCAGTGAAGAAGGCAACTTGGACATCATTGGAGAAGACTTCTTGGACATCAGTAGAGAAAACTTCTTGGAATTAAGTGAAGACAATTTAGAAATAAGTAGCGAAGACATCTCTTACATAGGTGGTGAAGACATCTTGGACACAAGTGGAGAAGACATCTTGGAGACAAGTGGAGAAGACATTTTGGAGACAAGTGGAGAAAACATCTTGAACTTTGACGAGGAAGACACCGTGGAGACGActg CTACTGCCGGGACCAATTTAAGCAAGTTGATGATCACTTTGTCCCGAGGAGGAACAGGGTACTACTACCCACCTTACTTCTCGTTTCGCTATGATGTTTTGTCTCACCGCCCCTCGTCCTATTCTGGTTGGACAACAAAAGCTG GTGTAACCATGTGTCTGCGCTACCGTTTTGCCAGTAGTAATTTGTCACCACCCCACATTGCCTTCACCATCAGCCCGTCCAGCCTGACTAGACTGAAGTTGGTGTCATACGATGGCAACTACTATTTGAAGACACAGAGCTGGCGCAGGAAGCTGGAGATGTTGGAGCTAGGAGGTCAAGGAGTCAAGGAAGGGGAGTGGACAAAACTGTGTCTTGTTGTGTCTATAGATTTTGTGAAGCTCCAAACAAGCTGCTCCTCAGCAGTACTGCGGCGAGAG tttggCTGGGCAGGTGAGCCCGTGATCGCTGTGTCAGGCGTGGACAGTCACATGACAGACTTGCAAATGTGGGACTATGCTTCTTGGGCCATCGCCAAAAAGTATACGGCTCACAG TGGCCACATCAAGGGCTCAGTGCTGAAGTGGTCGGACATTGGCTACACGCTATCAGGGAACGTTGGACTGGAGGAGGAATGA